In one window of Hyla sarda isolate aHylSar1 chromosome 1, aHylSar1.hap1, whole genome shotgun sequence DNA:
- the MFSD8 gene encoding major facilitator superfamily domain-containing protein 8 isoform X1 gives MVKYSVVDTMTSVTGDDDECSPLLRSSDTGSIVETQQDHKNRWWSIRVMYLTMFLSSVGFSIVVTSIWPYLQKIDPSADTSFLGWVIAAYSLGQMVASPLFGLWSNHRPRREPLAVSISILVAASCLYAYVHVPASHNKYYMLLARALIGFGSGNVAVVRSYVAGATSLSERTSAMANISAFQALGFILGPAFQAAFTVIGEVGVTFKAIDLQVNMYTAPSLMGAFLGIVNIILIFAIFREHQVDDHGRHIGSINYEPEGTDPEKDSEEPVDQIAVVSSNILFFIILFIFAIFETISTPLTMDMYAWTRSQAVFYNGIILAAIGVESVVVFITVKIISKKTGERILLLGGLVTIWVGFFILLPWGHQYPSIQWEDIQNTTKHNSTFLVSSLSTSGNHTDEPTGCPASQSWCFYTPIIHLAQYITSDILIGLGYPVCSVMCYTLYSKVIGPKPQGVYMGWLTAAGSAARTLGPVFVTEIYTHLGPRWTFIMICGIVASSILHMVAVYKRLIAFSVRYGKI, from the exons ATGGTGAAATATTCAGTGGTAGACACCATGACTTCAGTgacgggggatgatgatgagtgcTCACCTTTGTTGCGATCCTCAGATACAGG ctcgATTGTGGAAACACAACAAGACCATAAAAATAGATGGTGGTCCATCAGAGTTATGTACCTTACCATGTTCCTCAGTAGTGTAG GGTTTTCAATTGTGGTGACATCAATTTGGCCATATCTCCAAAAG attgaccCAAGTGCAGACACAAGCTTTCTTGGCTGGGTTATAGCTGCTTACAGCTTGGGACAAATGGTCGCTTCACCCTTGTTTGGTTTGTGGTCTAACCATAGGCCAAGAAGAGAGCCTCTTGCGGTGTCCATATCTATCCTGGTAGCAGCCAGCTGCCTCTATGCCTATGTCCATGTCCCTGCCTCACACAACAAGTATTACATGCTCCTTGCCCGAGCACTGATTGGTTTTGGATCAG GAAATGTAGCAGTTGTTCGATCATATGTCGCTGGTGCCACCTCCTTATCAGAAAGGACCAGTGCCATGGCTAACATCAGTGCTTTTCAAGCTCTTGGCTTTATCCTTGGTCCTG CATTCCAGGCTGCATTTACAGTAATTGGAGAAGTAGGAGTGACCTTCAAAGCCATTGACCTCCAAGTAAACATGTACACTGCACCATCACTTATGGGGGCTTTCCTTGGCATTGTGAACATTATTTTGATCTTTGCAATATTCAG AGAACATCAAGTTGATGATCATGGAAGGCACATAGGAAGTATAAACTATGAACCTGAag GTACTGATCCAGAAAAAGATAGTGAAGAGCCAGTTGACCAGATCGCAGTTGTCTCATCAAATATTCTGTTCTTcatcattttattcatatttgcCATTTTTGAGAC GATCTCTACCCCACTTACAATGGACATGTATGCATGGACCAGGTCACAGGCTGTATTTTACAATGGAATTATCTTGGCTGCCATTGGTGTTGAATCGGTTGTAGTGTTTATTACTGTGAAAATTATTTCTAAGAA gactggaGAACGAATTCTGCTCCTTGGGGGATTGGTTACTATTTGGGTTGGATTCTTTATCTTGTTACCCTGGGGACATCAGTATCCCAGCATACAGTGGGAAG ACATTCAGAACACAACCAAGCATAACTCCACTTTCTTGGTTTCAAGTCTCTCCACATCTGGCAATCACACAGATGAACCAACGGGGTGTCCAGCTTCTCAGTCCTGGTGTTTCTATACACCAATCATCCACTTAGCTCAGTATATTACGTCTGACATTTTAATTGGTCTGGGCTATCCAGTCTGTAGTGTCATGTGTTACACATTGTACTCTAAAGTTATAGGACCAAAACCACAG ggtgtttatATGGGATGGCTAACAGCTGCTGGAAGTGCAGCGCGAACCCTGGGACCTGTCTTTGTCACTGAAATCTATACACACCTTGGACCTAGATGGACCTTTATAATGATTTGTGGCATTGTAGCAAGTTCCATattacatatggtggcagtatacaAGAGACTTATTGCCTTTTCTGTGAGATATGGCAAAATATAA
- the MFSD8 gene encoding major facilitator superfamily domain-containing protein 8 isoform X2, with amino-acid sequence MVKYSVVDTMTSVTGDDDECSPLLRSSDTGSIVETQQDHKNRWWSIRVMYLTMFLSSVGFSIVVTSIWPYLQKIDPSADTSFLGWVIAAYSLGQMVASPLFGLWSNHRPRREPLAVSISILVAASCLYAYVHVPASHNKYYMLLARALIGFGSGNVAVVRSYVAGATSLSERTSAMANISAFQALGFILGPAFQAAFTVIGEVGVTFKAIDLQVNMYTAPSLMGAFLGIVNIILIFAIFREHQVDDHGRHIGSINYEPEGTDPEKDSEEPVDQIAVVSSNILFFIILFIFAIFETISTPLTMDMYAWTRSQAVFYNGIILAAIGVESVVVFITVKIISKKTGERILLLGGLVTIWVGFFILLPWGHQYPSIQWEDIQNTTKHNSTFLVSSLSTSGNHTDEPTGCPASQSWCFYTPIIHLAQYITSDILIGLGYPVCSVMCYTLYSKVIGPKPQAVSSSSSSLN; translated from the exons ATGGTGAAATATTCAGTGGTAGACACCATGACTTCAGTgacgggggatgatgatgagtgcTCACCTTTGTTGCGATCCTCAGATACAGG ctcgATTGTGGAAACACAACAAGACCATAAAAATAGATGGTGGTCCATCAGAGTTATGTACCTTACCATGTTCCTCAGTAGTGTAG GGTTTTCAATTGTGGTGACATCAATTTGGCCATATCTCCAAAAG attgaccCAAGTGCAGACACAAGCTTTCTTGGCTGGGTTATAGCTGCTTACAGCTTGGGACAAATGGTCGCTTCACCCTTGTTTGGTTTGTGGTCTAACCATAGGCCAAGAAGAGAGCCTCTTGCGGTGTCCATATCTATCCTGGTAGCAGCCAGCTGCCTCTATGCCTATGTCCATGTCCCTGCCTCACACAACAAGTATTACATGCTCCTTGCCCGAGCACTGATTGGTTTTGGATCAG GAAATGTAGCAGTTGTTCGATCATATGTCGCTGGTGCCACCTCCTTATCAGAAAGGACCAGTGCCATGGCTAACATCAGTGCTTTTCAAGCTCTTGGCTTTATCCTTGGTCCTG CATTCCAGGCTGCATTTACAGTAATTGGAGAAGTAGGAGTGACCTTCAAAGCCATTGACCTCCAAGTAAACATGTACACTGCACCATCACTTATGGGGGCTTTCCTTGGCATTGTGAACATTATTTTGATCTTTGCAATATTCAG AGAACATCAAGTTGATGATCATGGAAGGCACATAGGAAGTATAAACTATGAACCTGAag GTACTGATCCAGAAAAAGATAGTGAAGAGCCAGTTGACCAGATCGCAGTTGTCTCATCAAATATTCTGTTCTTcatcattttattcatatttgcCATTTTTGAGAC GATCTCTACCCCACTTACAATGGACATGTATGCATGGACCAGGTCACAGGCTGTATTTTACAATGGAATTATCTTGGCTGCCATTGGTGTTGAATCGGTTGTAGTGTTTATTACTGTGAAAATTATTTCTAAGAA gactggaGAACGAATTCTGCTCCTTGGGGGATTGGTTACTATTTGGGTTGGATTCTTTATCTTGTTACCCTGGGGACATCAGTATCCCAGCATACAGTGGGAAG ACATTCAGAACACAACCAAGCATAACTCCACTTTCTTGGTTTCAAGTCTCTCCACATCTGGCAATCACACAGATGAACCAACGGGGTGTCCAGCTTCTCAGTCCTGGTGTTTCTATACACCAATCATCCACTTAGCTCAGTATATTACGTCTGACATTTTAATTGGTCTGGGCTATCCAGTCTGTAGTGTCATGTGTTACACATTGTACTCTAAAGTTATAGGACCAAAACCACAG GCAGTGAGCTCCTCTAGTAGTAGCCTAAACTGA